A single window of Poecilia reticulata strain Guanapo linkage group LG10, Guppy_female_1.0+MT, whole genome shotgun sequence DNA harbors:
- the LOC103471328 gene encoding protocadherin-10 isoform X1, with product MERKLCRGCWVPVTGLVICLLLCACVVDLVLAQIRYSIPEELDHGAFVGNIAEDLGLDVAKLSARRFRIVSGAKRQYLEVNLENGILFVNEKIDREELCERSPSCFLHLQVVIENPLELYRVEVEILDVNDNSPSFPWTEFNLDITESAAPGSRFPLESAQDQDVGTNSLRSYQLSANQHFVLNIQTRNDGSKFAELVLDTPLDREQQKRHEMVLTAFDGGSPERSGTALITVTVLDANDNVPVFDRSVYRASLVENAPRGTLVLKLNATDLDEGSNGEVTYAFSGHAPLKVRELFSVDPYMGEIRVKGVVDYEKASVYELYVQAKDRGPSAVAVHSKVLVDILDVNDNAPEVILTSVSTPVQEDASPGTVIAVISVMDRDSGENGNVDCQIPNNVPFQLHSSFKNYYTLVTSEPLDRETVSEFNITLTARDLGSPSLSTRRTILVQVSDINDNPPRFSQPSYTVYVTENNAPGASICSVSAFDPDSNQNAYLSYSILEGQIQGMPVSTYVSINSDNGNIYALRSFDYEQLRNFQILVQAQDAGFPPLASNVTVNVFVLDQNDNAPVIVSPLPKNGSVATEVVPRSVDAGYLVTKITALDADAGQNSRLSYQVIQATDPGLFSVALYTGEIRSIRRLVEKDATRQRLVILIKDNGQPPLSATASIVLTVVDSVPESLSDFGDLTLSPKPPSNLALYLIVSLSTISLIFLVAIIVLAAVKCYKDRETHSGYNLPPLACCCCGGFQPEPPPEVFKKSNLNLQISSASKVPTNCMEVNGNSSFSQSYCYKACLTPESAKSDFMFLKPCSPSSTPRNNEAKNADNSWNAHSRSASVNNGATTPNELKQPNTDWTLTKTQNSSIKSYNSINMDGTLMRKAMHADPENYVTSMAPGQYWTWGTQMKGMKDYKMSPSPGGIPSRPWTPRCTPPPQQQQQQQQQQPSIPSHPHPHPHPHPPPDYHHNVYIPGTPSGFCTLRPTAQRSELDVHNSFSTFGKKRRLQMSPQGEAAVINNDLYND from the exons ATGGAACGTAAACTCTGCAGAGGCTGCTGGGTTCCGGTGACTGGTCTGGTCATATGTCTACtgctgtgtgcgtgcgtggTGGACCTGGTACTCGCACAAATTCGGTACTCTATCCCCGAGGAGCTGGATCACGGAGCATTTGTGGGCAACATCGCAGAAGACCTCGGTCTGGATGTGGCCAAGCTTTCAGCGCGAAGGTTTCGCATCGTCTCCGGCGCAAAGAGACAGTATTTAGAAGTGAACTTGGAGAACGGGATCCTCTTTGTTAACGAAAAGATAGACAGAGAGGAGCTGTGTGAAAGAAGCCCGAGCTGTTTTCTACACCTACAAGTTGTCATCGAAAACCCGTTAGAACTGTACAGAGTGGAAGTGGAGATTTTAGACGTCAACGACAACTCCCCCAGCTTCCCGTGGACTGAGTTCAATCTCGACATCACAGAGTCTGCTGCGCCCGGCTCACGCTTCCCTTTAGAGAGCGCACAGGACCAGGACGTGGGCACCAACTCTCTGCGCTCCTACCAGCTGAGCGCAAACCAGCACTTCGTGCTCAACATCCAGACGCGCAACGATGGCAGCAAGTTTGCCGAGCTGGTGCTGGACACGCCGCTCGACAGGGAGCAGCAAAAAAGGCACGAAATGGTTCTTACTGCGTTTGACGGTGGCTCACCGGAACGCTCTGGGACAGCGCTAATAACTGTCACCGTGTTAGATGCCAACGACAACGTGCCTGTCTTTGACCGCTCGGTTTACAGGGCGAGCTTGGTGGAAAACGCACCCAGGGGAACGCTGGTGCTGAAGTTAAACGCCACAGACTTGGACGAAGGCTCAAATGGGGAAGTTACATATGCGTTTAGCGGGCACGCACCTCTTAAGGTGCGCGAATTGTTCAGCGTGGACCCCTATATGGGGGAGATACGTGTGAAGGGCGTTGTGGACTACGAGAAAGCCAGTGTGTATGAACTGTACGTTCAAGCAAAAGACAGAGGACCGTCGGCTGTGGCAGTACACAGTAAGGTTCTGGTGGACATCCTGGATGTGAATGACAACGCTCCCGAAGTTATCCTCACGTCAGTGTCCACACCTGTCCAGGAGGACGCGTCGCCTGGCACAGTGATAGCTGTGATCAGCGTCATGGACCGAGATTCGGGAGAGAACGGGAACGTGGACTGTCAGATTCCGAATAATGTCCCCTTTCAGCTccattcatcttttaaaaactaTTACACGCTGGTGACAAGCGAGCCGCTGGACAGAGAGACTGTGTCCGAGTTCAACATCACACTTACGGCCAGAGACTTGGGCTCCCCTTCACTCTCCACCAGGAGAACAATTCTGGTTCAAGTGTCTGACATAAACGACAACCCCCCGCGGTTCTCTCAACCTTCATACACAGTTTATGTGACCGAGAATAACGCCCCGGGCGCTTCCATTTGCTCTGTCTCTGCGTTCGACCCAGATTCTAACCAGAACGCATATCTGTCTTATTCTATTCTGGAGGGTCAAATTCAGGGCATGCCCGTGTCCACTTATGTCTCCATCAACTCCGACAACGGCAACATATACGCACTGCGCTCTTTCGATTACGAGCAACTTAGAAACTTTCAGATTCTGGTGCAGGCACAGGACGCCGGTTTCCCTCCTCTCGCCAGCAATGTCACGGTCAACGTGTTTGTTCTGGACCAGAATGACAACGCGCCTGTCATTGTGTCCCCGCTGCCCAAGAACGGCTCCGTTGCCACGGAGGTGGTTCCGCGCTCTGTGGACGCGGGGTATTTGGTTACCAAAATCACCGCGTTAGACGCAGACGCGGGGCAAAACTCCCGGCTGTCTTACCAGGTTATTCAGGCGACTGACCCGGGCTTGTTCAGCGTGGCTCTATATACAGGCGAAATCAGGAGCATTCGCCGATTAGTTGAGAAAGACGCAACAAGACAAAGGTTGGTAATATTAATCAAGGACAACGGGCAGCCGCCGCTCTCCGCCACAGCCTCTATTGTCCTCACAGTTGTAGACAGCGTGCCTGAGTCGCTGTCAGATTTCGGAGATCTAACGCTCAGCCCGAAACCCCCCTCAAACCTCGCCTTGTATCTCATCGTGTCACTCAGCACAATATCTTTAATATTCTTGGTGGCTATCATAGTGCTGGCTGCTGTTAAGTGCTACAAGGACAGGGAGACCCACAGCGGTTACAACCTGCCCCCCTtagcctgctgctgctgcggggGGTTTCAGCCAGAGCCGCCCCCGGAGGTGTTCAAAAAATCCAACCTCAACTTGCAGATTTCATCCGCGTCCAAAGTACCTACGAACTGCATGGAGGTGAATGGAAATAgcagtttttctcagtcataTTGTTATAAAGCCTGTCTGACCCCCGAGTCAGCCAAAAGTGACTTTATGTTTCTGAAGCCGTGCAGCCCGAGCAGCACGCCGAGGAACAACGAGGCGAAGAACGCGGACAACTCGTGGAACGCGCACAGCCGGAGCGCGTCTGTGAACAACGGAGCTACAACTCCGAACGAG CTGAAGCAGCCAAACACAGACTGGACTCTCACAAAGACCCAGAACTCTTCCATCAAAAG ttaCAACTCTATCAATATGGATGGTACTCTCATGCGTAAGGCAATGCATGCAGACCCAGAGAACTATGTCACTTCAATGGCACCTGGACAATACTGGACTTGGGGAACTCAAATGAAGGGCATGAAAG ACTACAAAATGTCTCCATCACCTGGTGGAATTCCTTCTCGGCCCTGGACTCCTCGATGTACGCCTcctccacagcagcagcagcagcagcagcagcagcagccatcGATTCCCTCACATCCACACCCACATCCACATCCACACCCACCGCCCGACTATCACCACAACGTATACATTCCCGGAACTCCGTCGGGCTTCTGCACCCTGCGGCCAACAGCGCAGCGAAGTGAACTGGATGTCCACAATTCTTTCTCCACGTTTGGCAAGAAACGGCGTCTTCAGATGTCTCCGCAAGGGGAAGCCGCAGTGATAAATAATGATCTGTACAACGACTGA
- the LOC103471328 gene encoding protocadherin-10 isoform X2, whose translation MERKLCRGCWVPVTGLVICLLLCACVVDLVLAQIRYSIPEELDHGAFVGNIAEDLGLDVAKLSARRFRIVSGAKRQYLEVNLENGILFVNEKIDREELCERSPSCFLHLQVVIENPLELYRVEVEILDVNDNSPSFPWTEFNLDITESAAPGSRFPLESAQDQDVGTNSLRSYQLSANQHFVLNIQTRNDGSKFAELVLDTPLDREQQKRHEMVLTAFDGGSPERSGTALITVTVLDANDNVPVFDRSVYRASLVENAPRGTLVLKLNATDLDEGSNGEVTYAFSGHAPLKVRELFSVDPYMGEIRVKGVVDYEKASVYELYVQAKDRGPSAVAVHSKVLVDILDVNDNAPEVILTSVSTPVQEDASPGTVIAVISVMDRDSGENGNVDCQIPNNVPFQLHSSFKNYYTLVTSEPLDRETVSEFNITLTARDLGSPSLSTRRTILVQVSDINDNPPRFSQPSYTVYVTENNAPGASICSVSAFDPDSNQNAYLSYSILEGQIQGMPVSTYVSINSDNGNIYALRSFDYEQLRNFQILVQAQDAGFPPLASNVTVNVFVLDQNDNAPVIVSPLPKNGSVATEVVPRSVDAGYLVTKITALDADAGQNSRLSYQVIQATDPGLFSVALYTGEIRSIRRLVEKDATRQRLVILIKDNGQPPLSATASIVLTVVDSVPESLSDFGDLTLSPKPPSNLALYLIVSLSTISLIFLVAIIVLAAVKCYKDRETHSGYNLPPLACCCCGGFQPEPPPEVFKKSNLNLQISSASKVPTNCMEPCSPSSTPRNNEAKNADNSWNAHSRSASVNNGATTPNELKQPNTDWTLTKTQNSSIKSYNSINMDGTLMRKAMHADPENYVTSMAPGQYWTWGTQMKGMKDYKMSPSPGGIPSRPWTPRCTPPPQQQQQQQQQQPSIPSHPHPHPHPHPPPDYHHNVYIPGTPSGFCTLRPTAQRSELDVHNSFSTFGKKRRLQMSPQGEAAVINNDLYND comes from the exons ATGGAACGTAAACTCTGCAGAGGCTGCTGGGTTCCGGTGACTGGTCTGGTCATATGTCTACtgctgtgtgcgtgcgtggTGGACCTGGTACTCGCACAAATTCGGTACTCTATCCCCGAGGAGCTGGATCACGGAGCATTTGTGGGCAACATCGCAGAAGACCTCGGTCTGGATGTGGCCAAGCTTTCAGCGCGAAGGTTTCGCATCGTCTCCGGCGCAAAGAGACAGTATTTAGAAGTGAACTTGGAGAACGGGATCCTCTTTGTTAACGAAAAGATAGACAGAGAGGAGCTGTGTGAAAGAAGCCCGAGCTGTTTTCTACACCTACAAGTTGTCATCGAAAACCCGTTAGAACTGTACAGAGTGGAAGTGGAGATTTTAGACGTCAACGACAACTCCCCCAGCTTCCCGTGGACTGAGTTCAATCTCGACATCACAGAGTCTGCTGCGCCCGGCTCACGCTTCCCTTTAGAGAGCGCACAGGACCAGGACGTGGGCACCAACTCTCTGCGCTCCTACCAGCTGAGCGCAAACCAGCACTTCGTGCTCAACATCCAGACGCGCAACGATGGCAGCAAGTTTGCCGAGCTGGTGCTGGACACGCCGCTCGACAGGGAGCAGCAAAAAAGGCACGAAATGGTTCTTACTGCGTTTGACGGTGGCTCACCGGAACGCTCTGGGACAGCGCTAATAACTGTCACCGTGTTAGATGCCAACGACAACGTGCCTGTCTTTGACCGCTCGGTTTACAGGGCGAGCTTGGTGGAAAACGCACCCAGGGGAACGCTGGTGCTGAAGTTAAACGCCACAGACTTGGACGAAGGCTCAAATGGGGAAGTTACATATGCGTTTAGCGGGCACGCACCTCTTAAGGTGCGCGAATTGTTCAGCGTGGACCCCTATATGGGGGAGATACGTGTGAAGGGCGTTGTGGACTACGAGAAAGCCAGTGTGTATGAACTGTACGTTCAAGCAAAAGACAGAGGACCGTCGGCTGTGGCAGTACACAGTAAGGTTCTGGTGGACATCCTGGATGTGAATGACAACGCTCCCGAAGTTATCCTCACGTCAGTGTCCACACCTGTCCAGGAGGACGCGTCGCCTGGCACAGTGATAGCTGTGATCAGCGTCATGGACCGAGATTCGGGAGAGAACGGGAACGTGGACTGTCAGATTCCGAATAATGTCCCCTTTCAGCTccattcatcttttaaaaactaTTACACGCTGGTGACAAGCGAGCCGCTGGACAGAGAGACTGTGTCCGAGTTCAACATCACACTTACGGCCAGAGACTTGGGCTCCCCTTCACTCTCCACCAGGAGAACAATTCTGGTTCAAGTGTCTGACATAAACGACAACCCCCCGCGGTTCTCTCAACCTTCATACACAGTTTATGTGACCGAGAATAACGCCCCGGGCGCTTCCATTTGCTCTGTCTCTGCGTTCGACCCAGATTCTAACCAGAACGCATATCTGTCTTATTCTATTCTGGAGGGTCAAATTCAGGGCATGCCCGTGTCCACTTATGTCTCCATCAACTCCGACAACGGCAACATATACGCACTGCGCTCTTTCGATTACGAGCAACTTAGAAACTTTCAGATTCTGGTGCAGGCACAGGACGCCGGTTTCCCTCCTCTCGCCAGCAATGTCACGGTCAACGTGTTTGTTCTGGACCAGAATGACAACGCGCCTGTCATTGTGTCCCCGCTGCCCAAGAACGGCTCCGTTGCCACGGAGGTGGTTCCGCGCTCTGTGGACGCGGGGTATTTGGTTACCAAAATCACCGCGTTAGACGCAGACGCGGGGCAAAACTCCCGGCTGTCTTACCAGGTTATTCAGGCGACTGACCCGGGCTTGTTCAGCGTGGCTCTATATACAGGCGAAATCAGGAGCATTCGCCGATTAGTTGAGAAAGACGCAACAAGACAAAGGTTGGTAATATTAATCAAGGACAACGGGCAGCCGCCGCTCTCCGCCACAGCCTCTATTGTCCTCACAGTTGTAGACAGCGTGCCTGAGTCGCTGTCAGATTTCGGAGATCTAACGCTCAGCCCGAAACCCCCCTCAAACCTCGCCTTGTATCTCATCGTGTCACTCAGCACAATATCTTTAATATTCTTGGTGGCTATCATAGTGCTGGCTGCTGTTAAGTGCTACAAGGACAGGGAGACCCACAGCGGTTACAACCTGCCCCCCTtagcctgctgctgctgcggggGGTTTCAGCCAGAGCCGCCCCCGGAGGTGTTCAAAAAATCCAACCTCAACTTGCAGATTTCATCCGCGTCCAAAGTACCTACGAACTGCATGGAG CCGTGCAGCCCGAGCAGCACGCCGAGGAACAACGAGGCGAAGAACGCGGACAACTCGTGGAACGCGCACAGCCGGAGCGCGTCTGTGAACAACGGAGCTACAACTCCGAACGAG CTGAAGCAGCCAAACACAGACTGGACTCTCACAAAGACCCAGAACTCTTCCATCAAAAG ttaCAACTCTATCAATATGGATGGTACTCTCATGCGTAAGGCAATGCATGCAGACCCAGAGAACTATGTCACTTCAATGGCACCTGGACAATACTGGACTTGGGGAACTCAAATGAAGGGCATGAAAG ACTACAAAATGTCTCCATCACCTGGTGGAATTCCTTCTCGGCCCTGGACTCCTCGATGTACGCCTcctccacagcagcagcagcagcagcagcagcagcagccatcGATTCCCTCACATCCACACCCACATCCACATCCACACCCACCGCCCGACTATCACCACAACGTATACATTCCCGGAACTCCGTCGGGCTTCTGCACCCTGCGGCCAACAGCGCAGCGAAGTGAACTGGATGTCCACAATTCTTTCTCCACGTTTGGCAAGAAACGGCGTCTTCAGATGTCTCCGCAAGGGGAAGCCGCAGTGATAAATAATGATCTGTACAACGACTGA